In Camelus ferus isolate YT-003-E chromosome 5, BCGSAC_Cfer_1.0, whole genome shotgun sequence, one genomic interval encodes:
- the CALCRL gene encoding calcitonin gene-related peptide type 1 receptor yields the protein MMEKKCILCFLFLLPFFMILVKAESEEEEPDGSIQLPVTRNKIMTAQFECYQKIMQDPIQQTEGIYCNRTWDGWLCWNDVAAGTESMQRCPDYFQDFDPSEKVTKICDQDGNWFRHPESNRTWTNYTQCNVNTHEKVKTALNLFYLTIIGHGLSIASLLISLGIFFYFKSLSCQRITLHKNLFFSFVCNSIVTIIHFTAVANNQALVATNPVSCKVFQFIHLYLIGCNYFWMLCEGIYLHTLIVVAVFAEKQHLNWYYFLGWGFPLIPACIHAVARSLYYNDNCWISSDTQLLYIIHGPICAALLVNLFFLLNIVRVLITKLKVTHQAESNLYMKAVRATLILVPLLGIEFVLLPWRPEGRIAEEVYDYIMSILMHYQGLLVSTIFCFFNGEVQAILKRNWNQYKIQFGNSFSHSDALRSASYTVSTISDGAGYSHDCSSEHLNGKSIHDIENVVIKPEKLYD from the exons ATTCTGGTCAAAGCAGAATCAGAAGAAGAGGAACCTGATGGCTCAATTCAGTTGCCTGTTACTAGAAATAAAATCATGACAGCTCAATTTGAATGTTACCAAAAAATTATGCAAGACCCTATTCAACAAACAGAAG GTATTTACTGCAACAGAACCTGGGATGGCTGGCTGTGCTGGAATGATGTTGCCGCAGGAACGGAATCAATGCAGCGCTGCCCTGATTACTTTCAGGACTTTGATCCTTCAG aaaaagttacaaaaatctGTGACCAAGATGGAAACTGGTTTAGACATCCAGAAAGCAACAGAACATGGACAAATTATACCCAATGTAATGTTAATACACATGAGAAAGTAAAG ACGGCATTGAATTTGTTTTACCTGACTATAATTGGACATGGATTATCTATTGCATCACTCCTTATCTCACTTggtatattcttttatttcaa GAGCTTAAGTTGCCAAAGGATTACCTTGCACAAAAATCTGTTCTTCTCTTTCGTTTGTAACTCTATTGTAACAATCATTCATTTCACTGCAGTGGCCAACAACCAGGCCTTAGTGGCTACAAATCCT GTTAGTTGTAAAGTGTTCCAGTTCATTCATCTCTACCTGATTGGCTGTAACTACTTTTGGATGCTCTGCGAAGGCATTTACCTGCACACGCTTATCGTGGTGGCTGTGTTTGCAGAGAAGCAGCACTTGAACTGGTATTATTTTCTTGGCTGGG GATTCCCACTGATTCCTGCTTGTATACATGCTGTTGCCAGAAGCTTATATTACAATGACAA CTGCTGGATCAGTTCTGACACCCAACTACTCTACATTATCCATGGCCCAATCTGTGCTGCTTTACTG gtgaatctttttttcctattaaatattGTACGTGTTCTTATCACTAAGTTAAAAGTTACTCACCAAGCAGAATCCAATCTCTACATGAAAGCTGTGAGAGCTACGCTTATCCTGGTGCCATTACTCGGCATTGAATTTGTGCTGCTTCCATGGAGACCTGAAGGAAGGATTGCAGAGGAGGTATATGATTACATCATGAGCATCCTTATGCACTATCAG gGTCTTTTGGTATCTAcaattttctgcttctttaatGGAGAG GTTCAAGcaattctgaaaagaaactggaatCAATATAAAATCCAATTTGGAAACAGCTTTTCCCACTCAGATGCTCTCCGTAGTGCATCTTACACAGTGTCAACCATCAGTGATGGTGCAGGTTACAGTCATGATTGTTCAAGTGAACACTTAAATGGAAAAAGCATCCACGATATTGAAAATGTTGTCATAAAACCGGAAAAGTTATATGATTGA